In Bradyrhizobium sp. G127, one genomic interval encodes:
- a CDS encoding helicase HerA-like domain-containing protein encodes MAKKTTKTVADKAVSSAKAAAPAGAGSAASADTDKTIFIGKGDQPAFLTLGLANRHGLVTGATGTGKTVSLQVMAEGFARAGVSVFAADIKGDLSGISEIGEPKDFILARAKGMGLDFKPDQFSTVFWDVFGEQGHPVRATVTEMGPLLLSRMLDLNDVQEGVLNVAFKVADEGGLPLVDFKDLRAILDAISPADAKKNGDDTSQAMLDLKQAAQKFGNVTKQTVGTIQRQLLVLENQGGEQFFGEPALQLKDFMRTDSSGRGMINILVADKLMQSPRLYSTFLLWMLSELFEELPEIGDPPQPKLVFFFDEAHLLFTDAPKALLDKIEQVVRLIRSKGVGVYFVTQNPIDVPDRVLAQLGNRVQHALRAFTPRDQKAVQAAAQTFRPNPALDTAQVITELGKGEALVSFLEGNGTPAMVERVMIRPPTARIGPITPDERKAIIAASPVKGKYDTTVDSDSAYEMLQKRMSETAAPAEGESGGGVLGQIGTIVGTIFGTNTPRGKLSTGQVIARNVTRSVTNKVAGDVVAGIGKSLGGSIGGSIGRSIVRGALGGLLRR; translated from the coding sequence ATGGCGAAGAAGACGACCAAGACCGTTGCCGACAAGGCCGTATCCAGTGCGAAAGCGGCAGCGCCGGCCGGCGCCGGAAGCGCTGCATCCGCCGATACCGACAAGACCATCTTCATCGGAAAGGGCGATCAGCCGGCATTCTTGACGCTCGGTCTTGCGAACCGCCACGGCCTTGTCACCGGCGCGACCGGCACCGGCAAGACGGTCTCGCTTCAGGTCATGGCCGAAGGTTTTGCCCGCGCCGGGGTCTCGGTGTTCGCCGCGGACATCAAGGGCGATCTCTCGGGTATCTCGGAGATCGGCGAGCCCAAGGATTTCATTCTCGCCCGCGCCAAAGGGATGGGGCTGGACTTCAAGCCCGATCAGTTCTCGACGGTGTTTTGGGATGTGTTCGGCGAGCAGGGCCATCCGGTGCGCGCCACGGTGACCGAAATGGGTCCGCTGTTGCTGTCCCGTATGCTCGATCTCAACGATGTGCAGGAGGGCGTGCTCAACGTCGCGTTCAAGGTCGCCGATGAAGGCGGTCTTCCGTTGGTCGACTTCAAGGATCTGCGCGCCATTCTGGACGCCATATCCCCGGCCGACGCAAAGAAGAATGGCGATGACACGAGCCAGGCCATGCTGGACCTCAAGCAGGCGGCTCAGAAGTTCGGCAACGTCACGAAGCAGACCGTCGGAACCATTCAGCGCCAGCTTCTGGTGCTGGAGAACCAGGGCGGCGAACAGTTTTTCGGCGAACCGGCGCTTCAGTTGAAGGATTTCATGCGAACGGATTCGTCCGGACGGGGCATGATCAACATTCTCGTCGCCGACAAGCTGATGCAAAGCCCACGGCTCTATTCGACCTTTCTCCTCTGGATGTTGTCCGAACTGTTCGAGGAGTTGCCGGAAATCGGCGATCCGCCGCAGCCGAAACTGGTGTTCTTTTTCGACGAGGCGCATCTGCTCTTCACCGATGCGCCCAAGGCGCTGCTCGACAAGATCGAACAGGTCGTGCGGCTGATTCGCTCGAAGGGCGTCGGCGTCTATTTCGTCACGCAAAATCCGATCGATGTGCCCGACAGGGTTCTCGCGCAGCTCGGCAACCGCGTTCAGCACGCCTTGCGCGCCTTTACGCCACGCGATCAGAAGGCGGTGCAGGCCGCGGCGCAGACGTTCCGGCCCAATCCGGCGCTTGATACAGCTCAGGTTATTACTGAACTGGGCAAGGGCGAGGCGCTGGTTTCGTTCCTCGAAGGCAACGGCACGCCAGCCATGGTGGAGCGGGTGATGATCCGGCCGCCGACGGCGCGGATTGGGCCTATCACGCCGGACGAGCGCAAGGCCATCATCGCGGCAAGTCCCGTGAAGGGCAAATACGACACCACCGTCGATTCCGATTCCGCTTATGAGATGCTGCAGAAGCGGATGTCGGAAACAGCCGCGCCGGCGGAAGGCGAATCCGGCGGCGGTGTGCTGGGCCAGATCGGCACCATCGTCGGCACCATCTTCGGCACCAATACGCCGCGCGGCAAACTCTCCACCGGACAGGTGATCGCGCGCAACGTCACGCGCTCGGTGACCAACAAAGTCGCGGGCGATGTCGTCGCCGGGATCGGAAAGTCACTCGGCGGATCGATCGGAGGGTCAATCGGCCGCTCGATCGTACGGGGTGCACTCGGCGGGCTGTTGCGGCGTTAG
- a CDS encoding DUF2267 domain-containing protein, producing the protein MDELIDRLAANAGLDKAVAEKTVGAILGFLRKEGPADHVKALIDKIPGAETAIAAAGSGGGLASMFGGGVMALGAKLMGFGLGMGDIKSAGRELFRFGRDKIGAEGMNAIIAETPGLSQFA; encoded by the coding sequence ATGGACGAGCTGATTGATCGGCTGGCGGCAAACGCCGGCCTCGATAAAGCTGTGGCTGAAAAAACTGTCGGTGCCATCCTTGGATTCTTGCGCAAGGAAGGTCCGGCTGATCACGTGAAGGCCCTGATCGACAAGATTCCCGGCGCGGAAACGGCAATCGCTGCGGCCGGTTCAGGTGGCGGGCTTGCCAGCATGTTCGGCGGCGGCGTGATGGCCCTTGGCGCCAAGTTGATGGGCTTCGGCCTCGGCATGGGCGACATCAAATCTGCCGGTCGTGAACTTTTCCGGTTCGGCCGCGACAAAATCGGTGCCGAAGGCATGAACGCGATTATTGCCGAAACGCCAGGCCTCTCGCAATTCGCGTAA
- a CDS encoding M20/M25/M40 family metallo-hydrolase, which yields MSATPQLSAVLDHIDKDFDKSLERLFTLLRIKSISADPAFNDDCKKAADHLAADIASIGFATEVRPTAGHPAIVGKSNGTGPGKGAHVLFYGHYDVQPVDPLDLWKRPPFEPVVTDHADGRKIIVARGAEDDKGQLMTFVEACRAWKSVTGSLPLDVTILIEGEEEIGSKNFGPFLDTHKKDLAADFVLVCDTGMWDQNTPAITTSLRGLVYDEVKIHAANRDLHSGIFGGGAQNPIRVLTRILGGLFDDNGHITIPGFYDGVKDLPPDILAQWKNLNLSPETFLKPIGLSVPAGEKDRLLIEQVSSRPTCDINGIFGGYTGEGSKTVIPAHASAKVSFRLVEGQDPERIRKAFRDFVTARLPADCTAEFTDHAGAPAIALDWGMKPLAAAKRALTDEWGKEALLIGSGASIPIVADFKKTLGLDTVLIGFGLEDDNIHSPNEKYDLKSFHKGIRSWARILAAFADTR from the coding sequence ATGTCAGCCACGCCACAACTCTCCGCCGTTCTCGATCATATCGACAAGGACTTCGACAAGAGCCTCGAGCGGCTGTTCACGCTGCTCCGGATCAAGTCGATTTCGGCCGACCCGGCATTCAATGACGATTGCAAGAAGGCCGCGGATCATCTCGCCGCTGACATCGCGTCCATCGGTTTTGCCACCGAGGTGCGGCCGACCGCGGGGCATCCTGCCATCGTCGGCAAGAGCAACGGCACCGGTCCGGGCAAGGGCGCGCATGTGCTGTTCTACGGCCACTACGATGTGCAGCCGGTCGATCCGCTTGATTTGTGGAAGCGGCCGCCGTTTGAACCGGTCGTTACCGATCATGCCGACGGCCGCAAGATCATCGTTGCGCGCGGGGCCGAGGACGACAAGGGCCAGCTGATGACCTTCGTCGAGGCCTGCCGCGCCTGGAAGAGCGTTACGGGATCGCTGCCGCTCGACGTGACCATTCTGATCGAGGGCGAGGAGGAAATCGGTTCGAAGAATTTTGGTCCTTTCCTCGACACCCACAAGAAGGACCTGGCCGCCGACTTCGTGCTGGTCTGCGATACCGGCATGTGGGACCAGAACACGCCTGCGATCACCACGTCGCTGCGCGGTCTCGTCTACGACGAGGTGAAGATCCACGCCGCCAACCGCGACCTGCATTCCGGCATCTTCGGCGGCGGCGCGCAGAATCCGATCCGCGTGCTGACGCGCATTCTCGGCGGCCTGTTCGACGACAACGGCCACATCACGATCCCCGGTTTCTACGACGGGGTGAAGGATCTGCCGCCGGATATTCTGGCGCAGTGGAAGAACCTCAATCTCTCGCCGGAGACGTTTCTCAAGCCGATCGGGCTGTCGGTGCCTGCCGGCGAGAAGGACCGCCTGCTGATCGAGCAGGTGTCGTCGCGTCCGACCTGCGACATCAACGGCATCTTCGGCGGCTACACCGGCGAAGGCTCCAAGACCGTGATCCCGGCGCACGCCTCGGCCAAGGTCTCGTTCCGTCTGGTGGAAGGGCAGGACCCGGAACGAATCCGAAAAGCCTTCCGCGATTTCGTCACCGCGCGCCTGCCTGCGGACTGCACCGCCGAGTTCACCGATCACGCCGGCGCACCGGCGATTGCGCTCGACTGGGGCATGAAGCCGCTCGCCGCCGCGAAGCGCGCGCTGACCGATGAATGGGGCAAGGAGGCGCTGCTGATCGGATCGGGCGCGTCGATTCCGATTGTCGCGGATTTCAAGAAGACGCTGGGGCTGGATACGGTGCTGATCGGCTTTGGTCTGGAGGACGACAACATCCATTCGCCGAACGAGAAGTACGACCTCAAGAGCTTCCACAAGGGCATCCGCTCGTGGGCGCGCATTCTCGCCGCGTTTGCGGATACCCGCTGA